From Nitrosopumilus zosterae, the proteins below share one genomic window:
- a CDS encoding DNA-binding protein — protein MTEFIPISQAKKMRSGVNVNAQVKSKGDPRTVNLKSGGTVDVCDAIIANGETEDDQMKLTLWGDDIKAVNVGDTVVITNGYTNEFKGEVSLTKGKFGQMEINPQ, from the coding sequence ATGACAGAATTCATACCAATTTCACAAGCAAAAAAAATGCGAAGTGGAGTTAATGTAAACGCCCAAGTAAAAAGCAAAGGAGATCCAAGAACTGTAAATCTCAAAAGTGGAGGAACAGTGGATGTCTGTGATGCAATAATTGCTAATGGTGAAACAGAAGATGATCAAATGAAGCTCACTTTATGGGGAGACGATATCAAGGCAGTTAATGTTGGAGATACCGTTGTTATCACAAACGGATACACAAATGAGTTCAAAGGTGAAGTATCTCTAACCAAAGGCAAATTTGGTCAAATGGAAATAAATCCTCAATAA
- a CDS encoding ATPase V, producing MASLEKLVIQLQKKKQEATKLRKQAENQLKENRSAERRSSSGLHTIDKKIESEREDVSDVSTVLTQKTSQLESIDRLVTAAQEKLSSEKEALELVQQEIEFAENPEEKQNAEARLRSLNDHIQELETEIKNRQKTAKKISDEVANYSDVKSKIDSKIKKQFQSKPTLRETMTASRKAVQKLEKELERRIKTEESVKSTLEKTSSKLREFLAKKRLSSKKKPAKKTAAKKKPAKKTAAKKKPAKKTAAKKKPAKKTAAKKKPAKKTAAKKKPAKKTAAKKKPAKKTAAKKKPAKKTAAKKKPAKKTAAKKKPAKKSKR from the coding sequence TTGGCATCGTTAGAAAAATTAGTAATTCAATTACAAAAAAAGAAACAAGAAGCAACCAAGCTAAGAAAACAAGCTGAAAACCAATTAAAAGAAAATCGTTCTGCTGAAAGACGATCTTCTTCTGGTCTGCACACAATTGACAAAAAAATTGAATCTGAACGAGAAGATGTTTCTGACGTGTCTACAGTGCTTACCCAAAAAACCTCTCAGTTGGAGAGTATTGACAGACTAGTGACTGCAGCACAGGAAAAACTGTCTAGCGAAAAAGAGGCACTTGAACTGGTTCAACAAGAAATCGAATTTGCTGAAAACCCTGAAGAAAAACAGAATGCTGAGGCCAGATTGCGCTCATTAAATGATCATATTCAAGAATTAGAAACTGAGATTAAAAATAGACAAAAAACAGCTAAAAAAATCTCTGATGAAGTTGCCAATTATTCTGATGTAAAATCAAAAATTGATTCTAAAATCAAAAAACAATTCCAATCAAAGCCAACATTGCGTGAAACCATGACAGCAAGTCGTAAGGCTGTCCAAAAACTTGAAAAAGAATTGGAAAGACGAATCAAAACAGAAGAATCTGTCAAAAGTACATTAGAAAAGACATCCTCAAAATTACGTGAATTTTTGGCAAAAAAACGCCTCTCTTCTAAAAAGAAACCAGCAAAAAAGACTGCAGCTAAAAAGAAACCAGCAAAAAAGACTGCAGCTAAAAAGAAACCAGCAAAAAAGACTGCAGCTAAAAAGAAACCAGCAAAAAAGACTGCAGCTAAAAAGAAACCAGCAAAAAAGACTGCAGCTAAAAAGAAACCAGCAAAAAAGACTGCAGCTAAAAAGAAACCAGCAAAAAAGACTGCAGCTAAAAAGAAACCAGCAAAAAAGACTGCAGCTAAAAAGAAACCAGCAAAAAAGACTGCAGCTAAAAAGAAACCAGCAAAGAAATCTAAACGATAA
- a CDS encoding phosphatase PAP2 family protein, with the protein MQNWIFDIRSRSFVLLTLLFLILTGLVYSGITEIFDQEVVLFFSEHVGDSTLDIIMQYITESGEVFWMLGFGILMLLIPKTRRIGITLMILIVISTLLTGYIKCGVDRDRPDFEYKGAPFPVPISKDTFALFCEGGFDASYPSGHAARSMIFAIILGYALSDRFPRGAYLMFLYPAMISISRIYVLQHYPMDVIGGIVIGVMLAGVMAKRTKLYKIFDKSKT; encoded by the coding sequence TTGCAAAATTGGATTTTTGATATTAGGTCACGTTCCTTTGTGCTGCTTACATTATTGTTTCTTATTCTTACTGGTTTAGTTTATTCTGGAATTACTGAAATCTTTGATCAAGAAGTTGTTTTATTTTTCTCCGAACATGTTGGTGATTCAACACTCGACATCATTATGCAATACATTACAGAAAGTGGGGAGGTTTTTTGGATGTTGGGATTTGGAATTCTAATGTTATTAATTCCAAAAACTCGTAGGATTGGGATTACTCTGATGATCCTGATTGTTATTTCCACACTTCTTACAGGATATATCAAATGTGGGGTGGATAGAGATAGGCCTGATTTTGAGTACAAGGGTGCCCCATTTCCAGTACCAATCAGTAAAGATACTTTTGCATTATTCTGTGAGGGTGGATTTGATGCATCATATCCCTCTGGACATGCCGCAAGATCTATGATTTTCGCGATAATATTGGGGTATGCACTTTCAGATAGGTTTCCACGTGGAGCATATCTGATGTTCTTGTATCCAGCTATGATTTCCATTAGTAGAATCTATGTTTTGCAACACTATCCAATGGATGTGATTGGCGGTATTGTTATCGGAGTAATGCTTGCTGGAGTTATGGCAAAAAGAACAAAACTTTACAAAATTTTTGATAAATCAAAAACCTAG
- a CDS encoding phosphoglycerate kinase, translating into MHNRKVVKVLTLDDFDLKGKTVFLRVDMNCPIDPDSMEISGTKRIEEAIETLQSLKEAKVVVASHQGRVGNDDYTGMDKHAKVLEKLMGKKIKYVEDTIGEAAQNAIRNLHDGEILLLDNLRLCAEENYEFTPENAAKTIMVTRLSKLFDLCVLDSFPSAHRSHPSIVGFPQVLPACAGRIVEREVRNLDEIMTVAKAPHVIVLGGSKVPDRLEAIKLLIQNGRADHVLLTGVIANVFMRAQARIKSPLGIKREDEVVSKAHALIGEYPDVFATPVDIAIDKDGARVEMDVREIAKTDKIYDLGPKTVEYYSKLIAGAGTVFISGPAGFFEKENFSYGTKALLDSVANSMATTIVSGGHLTSVLKKLGLAEKIDHISTAGGALVLYLTGEKLPMIKALEDAAMKYRSK; encoded by the coding sequence GTGCATAATAGAAAAGTCGTGAAGGTACTCACACTAGATGATTTTGACTTAAAAGGCAAGACTGTTTTTTTGAGAGTCGACATGAATTGCCCAATAGATCCAGATTCAATGGAAATTTCAGGTACCAAAAGAATTGAAGAAGCAATTGAAACTTTGCAATCACTCAAAGAAGCCAAAGTGGTTGTTGCATCACATCAAGGTAGAGTTGGAAATGATGATTATACAGGGATGGACAAACATGCAAAAGTTCTCGAGAAATTAATGGGTAAAAAAATAAAATATGTAGAAGACACGATTGGAGAAGCTGCACAAAACGCAATTAGAAATTTACATGATGGAGAAATCCTACTGTTAGATAATCTAAGATTATGTGCAGAAGAAAATTACGAATTTACACCAGAAAATGCTGCAAAGACAATTATGGTTACGCGTTTATCCAAATTGTTTGATCTTTGTGTTTTGGATTCATTTCCCAGTGCTCACAGATCACATCCATCAATTGTTGGATTTCCACAAGTTTTACCTGCATGTGCGGGAAGAATAGTAGAAAGAGAAGTAAGAAATCTAGATGAGATTATGACTGTAGCCAAGGCACCGCATGTTATAGTTCTTGGAGGCTCCAAAGTTCCAGATAGATTAGAGGCAATCAAGCTATTGATTCAGAATGGAAGAGCAGATCATGTTTTGCTAACAGGAGTAATTGCCAATGTATTCATGCGCGCTCAAGCCAGAATCAAGTCACCTCTAGGAATTAAAAGAGAAGACGAAGTTGTATCAAAAGCTCATGCGTTAATAGGGGAATATCCAGATGTATTTGCCACTCCGGTAGATATTGCAATTGACAAGGATGGTGCAAGGGTGGAGATGGATGTAAGAGAGATTGCTAAAACAGACAAAATTTACGATTTGGGCCCAAAAACAGTAGAGTATTATTCAAAATTAATTGCAGGGGCAGGAACTGTATTTATCAGTGGACCAGCAGGATTTTTTGAAAAAGAAAATTTCAGTTATGGAACAAAAGCATTACTTGATTCAGTTGCAAACTCAATGGCAACGACCATCGTGAGTGGAGGACATTTAACATCAGTTCTAAAAAAATTAGGATTAGCAGAAAAAATTGATCATATAAGTACCGCAGGTGGTGCATTAGTGCTTTATCTTACAGGAGAAAAATTACCAATGATTAAAGCTCTTGAAGATGCAGCAATGAAATACAGATCTAAATAG
- a CDS encoding iron-sulfur cluster assembly scaffold protein, with protein sequence MSGNADIYHEMIVDYSRNPINYGEIENPDVTFHDSNPLCGDSIDIDMKIDENKISDIKFHGKGCAICMACSSVLTEITKGKTLDEARAIEKNDVLSELGLEHLQAVRIKCALLSLKVLKSALYTYIGKHLEDTSDVDKLKEEAANLY encoded by the coding sequence ATGAGTGGTAATGCAGACATTTATCATGAAATGATTGTGGATTACTCTAGAAATCCGATTAACTATGGAGAAATTGAAAATCCTGATGTCACTTTTCATGATTCAAACCCACTGTGTGGTGATAGCATAGACATTGACATGAAAATTGATGAAAACAAAATTAGCGATATCAAATTTCACGGAAAAGGGTGTGCAATTTGCATGGCATGTTCTTCTGTATTGACTGAAATTACAAAAGGTAAAACTCTTGATGAAGCAAGAGCAATTGAGAAAAATGATGTCTTGAGCGAACTCGGTCTTGAACATCTCCAGGCTGTTCGTATAAAATGTGCCTTGCTTTCTCTCAAGGTGTTAAAATCTGCCCTTTACACATACATTGGAAAACATCTGGAAGACACTTCTGATGTAGATAAACTAAAAGAAGAGGCAGCAAATCTGTACTAG
- a CDS encoding cysteine desulfurase — protein sequence MQSTESLFENIRKDFPILERTVRDNKQLVYLDNASTTQKPNQVIDAITDYYQHHNANIHRAVYALAEEATEAYEATRDKIANFINIKDRQEIIFVRGTTEAINLVAYSWGRPHIKEGDIIVTTEYEHHSNIVPWQLLTQEKHAKLEYIGMDDNGELILDDLDKYLATGKVKLVTFSLMSNVLGTITDYEKIIEKCKAAGVLTLIDGAQAVPHMKVDIEKLGCDFFAFSGHKMLGPTGIGVLWVRKSVLDTMVPFHGGGDMIREVHKYETTWNDLPYKFEAGTPNIADVVGFGAAIDYLTKIGMDNIREHEIDLTKYALEKLSAVKGLHIYGTKDMSKRGGVISFNFADVHPHDVAQIIDEEGIAVRSGHHCAQVLMERLNVAATSRASFYIYNTKEDVDILVNSLNIVAKVFKL from the coding sequence ATGCAAAGTACTGAATCTTTATTTGAAAATATAAGGAAAGATTTCCCAATACTTGAAAGGACTGTTAGAGATAACAAACAACTTGTTTATCTTGACAATGCTTCAACCACACAAAAACCAAATCAGGTAATTGATGCAATTACTGATTATTACCAACATCATAACGCAAATATTCACAGAGCAGTTTATGCACTAGCTGAAGAAGCCACTGAGGCATATGAGGCAACTAGAGACAAAATTGCAAATTTTATCAATATTAAGGATCGTCAAGAAATTATTTTTGTTAGAGGTACTACTGAAGCAATTAATCTCGTTGCTTATTCATGGGGAAGGCCTCATATCAAAGAAGGTGACATTATTGTTACTACTGAATATGAGCATCATAGCAATATCGTTCCATGGCAACTTCTTACCCAAGAAAAGCATGCCAAATTAGAATACATTGGTATGGATGATAATGGGGAATTGATCTTGGATGATCTTGATAAATATCTTGCAACAGGCAAAGTCAAACTTGTAACATTTAGCTTGATGTCAAACGTTCTTGGAACTATCACTGACTATGAAAAGATAATTGAAAAATGCAAGGCTGCAGGTGTTCTTACCTTAATTGATGGTGCCCAGGCAGTGCCTCACATGAAAGTTGATATTGAAAAATTAGGATGTGACTTTTTTGCGTTTTCTGGTCATAAGATGCTAGGTCCAACAGGAATCGGTGTTTTATGGGTTAGAAAATCCGTCTTGGACACAATGGTTCCATTCCATGGAGGTGGCGATATGATCAGAGAAGTTCACAAGTATGAAACTACTTGGAATGACTTGCCATACAAATTTGAAGCGGGCACCCCAAACATTGCAGATGTAGTTGGGTTTGGAGCTGCAATTGACTATCTTACAAAAATTGGAATGGATAACATACGAGAACATGAAATTGATCTAACAAAATATGCTTTAGAAAAATTATCTGCAGTTAAAGGACTTCATATCTATGGTACAAAAGATATGTCAAAACGTGGTGGTGTTATTTCCTTTAATTTTGCAGACGTTCACCCCCATGATGTGGCCCAAATTATTGATGAGGAGGGAATCGCAGTTCGTTCTGGACATCATTGTGCCCAAGTGTTAATGGAGCGACTAAACGTTGCAGCTACATCTAGGGCAAGTTTTTACATTTACAATACTAAAGAAGATGTTGACATTCTTGTAAACTCGTTAAATATTGTAGCGAAGGTGTTCAAATTATGA
- a CDS encoding Rieske (2Fe-2S) protein — MSEWVKACNLEQVKEGQLFGFVHGDKKLLLANLNGKIHATDLICTHADADLSTGFLSDEGVRCPLHLSVFNLDNGKPQNLPAEIPLKVYNVKIDANEIYVEL; from the coding sequence TTGTCAGAATGGGTAAAAGCTTGTAATTTGGAACAGGTGAAAGAAGGACAACTTTTCGGGTTTGTCCATGGTGATAAAAAATTACTACTCGCTAATCTTAACGGGAAAATTCATGCAACTGATTTGATCTGTACTCATGCTGACGCAGATCTTTCCACAGGTTTTCTTAGTGACGAAGGTGTCAGGTGTCCATTGCATCTCTCTGTTTTTAATTTGGATAATGGAAAACCGCAAAATCTTCCTGCTGAAATCCCTCTCAAAGTATACAATGTTAAAATAGATGCCAACGAAATTTACGTGGAGCTTTAA
- the sufD gene encoding Fe-S cluster assembly protein SufD, producing MSQESLSKLNTSHIDEISSSRNEPEWLKDYRKSSLSIYDSLPIEMSPLYNKYTDAKKMDPEKVLLSTSTTETIPSFLNKRLTELENETCIIQIGTNVHKINISDDLKSKGLVISSISDAIQNNFELVKKALEASNSNDDKFTALNNAAFNSGVFIHIPSNLILEKPIHFLACLSEDGHSTIARNIIFADENSKATIVQEIYSPKTDKQPAYLELLNASVAANAQLDVTTLQLMDQHAVNFSTRRTDLAQDAKVNWYSGLFGSILSRYKIEYFLNGNGASANDSEVIFGNDEQSFDIQTNVNHESPSTEARVVEKSILRNKSKSLFKGMIRIKEHAAKSNSFLSGRSILLDKDAKSDAIPGLEIFTNDVKATHSASVAQIDEEQIFYLKTRCLTHEEAERTIVEGFLEPLSRKMSFQVRAWIAYLIESKWENRELTINTDAELAKFVEIEETRYNEDAEIEQHYKYR from the coding sequence ATGTCTCAAGAATCACTTTCAAAACTCAACACTAGCCATATTGATGAAATTTCATCGTCAAGGAATGAACCCGAATGGCTCAAAGATTACAGAAAGAGTTCATTGTCTATCTATGACAGTCTCCCAATTGAAATGTCTCCACTTTACAACAAATACACTGATGCAAAAAAAATGGATCCTGAGAAAGTATTACTTTCAACATCCACTACTGAAACCATTCCAAGTTTCTTAAACAAAAGACTAACCGAGTTAGAAAATGAAACCTGTATTATTCAGATTGGTACAAACGTTCACAAAATCAATATCTCAGATGATCTAAAATCAAAAGGACTCGTTATCTCTTCAATATCTGATGCAATTCAAAACAATTTTGAACTGGTAAAAAAAGCACTCGAGGCTTCAAACTCAAATGATGATAAATTTACCGCACTGAACAATGCCGCATTTAATTCCGGAGTCTTTATCCACATACCTTCAAATCTCATCCTGGAGAAACCAATTCACTTTTTGGCATGTTTGTCTGAAGATGGCCATTCAACTATTGCTCGAAATATTATCTTTGCAGATGAGAATAGCAAAGCTACCATTGTCCAAGAAATCTATTCTCCTAAAACCGACAAGCAACCGGCATATCTTGAATTACTAAATGCCAGTGTTGCTGCAAATGCACAATTAGATGTTACCACTTTGCAACTAATGGATCAGCATGCCGTTAACTTTTCTACAAGACGTACTGATTTGGCACAAGATGCTAAAGTAAATTGGTACTCTGGTCTATTTGGTTCCATTTTATCAAGGTACAAGATTGAGTATTTTCTTAATGGCAATGGCGCATCTGCCAATGACTCTGAAGTAATATTTGGAAATGATGAGCAATCATTTGACATTCAAACTAATGTTAATCATGAAAGCCCATCTACTGAAGCCAGAGTCGTTGAAAAATCAATTCTTAGAAACAAATCAAAATCTCTTTTCAAAGGGATGATTAGAATTAAAGAACATGCCGCAAAATCAAATTCATTTTTGTCCGGGCGTTCCATCCTCCTGGATAAAGATGCAAAATCCGACGCAATTCCGGGATTGGAGATCTTTACAAATGATGTAAAAGCCACACACTCTGCTTCTGTAGCACAAATTGACGAAGAGCAAATATTTTATCTTAAAACTAGGTGTCTTACTCATGAAGAGGCAGAAAGAACTATTGTTGAAGGGTTCTTAGAGCCACTTTCCAGGAAGATGTCGTTCCAAGTAAGAGCATGGATTGCATATCTAATTGAATCCAAGTGGGAAAACCGTGAACTCACAATTAACACTGATGCCGAATTAGCCAAGTTTGTTGAAATAGAGGAGACACGTTATAATGAAGACGCAGAGATTGAGCAACACTACAAGTATCGGTGA
- the sufB gene encoding Fe-S cluster assembly protein SufB gives MATENLDMDYSKYDFKDSTELYVHLSKKGLSKETVISISKMKGEPEWMLDFRLRSYEIFMKKPMPTWGGDLSVIDFQNIYYYAKASDKVEKNWDDVPDSVKKTFDKLGIPEAEKKFLAGVGAQYESEVVYHSLREDLAKQGVLFLDTDAALKEYPEIFKKYFGKIIPPEDNKFAALNSAVWSGGSFIYIPPGVKVDMPLQAYFRINAENIGQFERTLIIADEGSEVHYIEGCTAPVYSSESLHSAVVELVAHKDAKLRYTTIQNWSSDVYNLVTKRAYAYEGATVEWIDGNIGSKLTMKYPGIYLMGERAYGETLSIAFAGKGQHQDTGAKMVHLAPNTTSKITSKSVSRLDGRSTYRGLLNVAKGATNVKATVRCDALLLDDTSKTDTYPYMEINQEDATITHEATVGKIGDEQIFYLMTRGFTEEEALSLIVNGFMEPFTKELPMEYAVELNRLIKLEMDDSVG, from the coding sequence ATGGCAACTGAAAACCTCGATATGGATTATTCCAAATATGATTTTAAAGACTCTACAGAACTTTATGTTCATCTTAGCAAGAAAGGATTGTCTAAGGAAACTGTGATTAGCATCAGCAAGATGAAAGGCGAACCAGAATGGATGCTTGATTTTAGATTACGATCTTATGAAATTTTCATGAAAAAACCAATGCCTACTTGGGGCGGAGATCTTAGTGTTATCGATTTCCAAAACATCTACTACTACGCAAAAGCGTCCGACAAAGTAGAGAAGAACTGGGATGATGTTCCAGATAGTGTCAAAAAAACATTCGATAAACTTGGAATTCCAGAAGCTGAAAAGAAATTCTTAGCAGGTGTTGGTGCACAATATGAATCTGAAGTTGTGTATCACAGTCTGAGAGAAGACTTGGCAAAACAAGGCGTCTTATTCTTAGATACTGATGCAGCTCTTAAAGAGTATCCGGAAATTTTCAAGAAATACTTTGGTAAAATTATTCCTCCTGAGGATAACAAATTTGCAGCACTTAACAGTGCAGTTTGGAGTGGCGGTTCATTTATCTACATTCCACCTGGCGTCAAAGTCGACATGCCGCTACAAGCATATTTTAGAATTAATGCTGAGAACATTGGTCAATTCGAAAGAACGTTGATCATTGCTGATGAAGGCTCAGAAGTTCATTACATTGAAGGATGTACTGCTCCTGTTTATTCTTCCGAATCTCTACACTCTGCAGTTGTAGAATTGGTAGCACACAAAGATGCTAAACTAAGATACACCACAATCCAAAACTGGAGCAGTGATGTATACAATCTAGTTACAAAACGTGCTTATGCATATGAGGGTGCAACAGTTGAATGGATTGACGGAAACATTGGAAGTAAACTAACAATGAAGTACCCTGGAATCTATCTTATGGGCGAGCGAGCATATGGTGAAACACTTTCTATCGCATTTGCAGGAAAGGGACAGCATCAAGATACAGGTGCTAAAATGGTTCATCTTGCCCCAAACACCACTTCTAAAATTACATCAAAGTCAGTAAGCAGACTAGATGGACGTTCAACTTACAGAGGATTACTAAATGTGGCGAAAGGTGCTACAAATGTAAAAGCCACTGTAAGATGTGATGCATTACTCCTAGATGATACATCCAAGACTGACACTTATCCATACATGGAAATCAATCAAGAAGATGCCACGATTACGCACGAAGCAACAGTTGGAAAAATCGGTGATGAGCAAATCTTCTATCTGATGACTAGGGGCTTTACAGAGGAAGAAGCACTTTCATTAATTGTTAATGGCTTCATGGAGCCATTTACAAAAGAACTTCCAATGGAATATGCAGTGGAGCTAAATAGACTGATCAAATTAGAGATGGATGACTCTGTGGGATAA
- a CDS encoding uroporphyrinogen-III synthase has translation MLDGKTIAITRSKDDASEFIALAEENHAKALPLPTIELVSKGEKIVDEFLESVEKYCPDYSVFMSSKAVKLLFDTAKDVGKLDKLQLAVANTIVMSVGPKTTAALESEGIKVNLQPTTFSSVGVGEEFTQINAVGKKVIVPRSGASTPFLKELLNKIGIDVLEIHLYDVCAFRDTTQWNEFRELFFQDKVDGIVFTSASSVRGFFEIMQKDFDESKLLENLQKLSVIAIGPFTADELKKFNVKNTVSQVHTVLGSFDTMKQILSDC, from the coding sequence ATGCTTGATGGAAAAACTATCGCAATCACTCGTTCAAAAGATGATGCATCTGAATTCATTGCACTTGCCGAAGAAAACCATGCAAAGGCACTTCCGTTACCTACAATTGAGCTTGTAAGTAAGGGGGAGAAAATTGTTGATGAATTTTTGGAATCTGTTGAGAAATACTGTCCTGATTATTCTGTTTTTATGAGCTCAAAAGCAGTAAAACTGTTGTTTGATACTGCAAAAGATGTTGGTAAATTAGACAAATTGCAACTAGCTGTCGCAAATACCATAGTAATGTCTGTTGGTCCAAAAACTACCGCCGCTCTTGAATCTGAGGGAATTAAAGTAAACCTTCAACCTACAACTTTTTCATCTGTTGGTGTTGGTGAGGAATTCACCCAAATCAACGCAGTTGGGAAAAAGGTCATTGTTCCTCGTAGTGGCGCATCAACTCCATTTTTAAAAGAACTATTGAATAAAATTGGAATTGATGTGTTGGAAATTCATCTTTATGATGTATGTGCATTTAGAGATACTACTCAGTGGAATGAGTTTCGAGAATTATTTTTTCAAGATAAAGTAGATGGTATTGTTTTTACTAGTGCCTCTTCCGTTCGTGGCTTTTTTGAGATAATGCAAAAAGATTTTGATGAATCAAAACTGCTTGAAAATTTACAAAAGTTATCTGTGATTGCTATTGGTCCTTTTACAGCTGATGAACTCAAAAAATTCAATGTGAAAAATACTGTGTCTCAGGTTCACACTGTTTTGGGCTCTTTTGATACTATGAAGCAAATTCTTTCAGACTGTTAG
- the cobA gene encoding uroporphyrinogen-III C-methyltransferase, whose protein sequence is MTGKVYLVGAGPGDHKLITLRAVELLKKADVVLYDRLVSKKIISMIPKSAKKVYVGRAVGDDTTHQNTTNDLMVKYAKSKKNVVRLKGGDPIIFGRGGEEAEFLKENKVKYEIVPGITSGIGSATYAGIPLTHRKYASSVVFVTGHEDPEKKKEIVKWKRLAKSVDTIVIMMGLSRIDVICKQLIAGGMNTKTPVAVIQNGTTPNQKMIKGTVTNIAKKVKENKITPPTNIIIGNVVNLSESIGWK, encoded by the coding sequence ATGACTGGAAAAGTGTATCTTGTTGGCGCAGGACCTGGAGATCATAAATTAATTACATTGCGTGCGGTTGAATTACTCAAAAAAGCAGATGTTGTTTTGTATGATAGGTTGGTAAGCAAAAAAATTATTTCAATGATTCCAAAATCTGCCAAAAAAGTTTACGTTGGTCGGGCAGTAGGAGATGACACTACTCATCAAAATACTACTAATGACTTGATGGTAAAATACGCAAAATCAAAAAAGAATGTAGTCCGACTAAAGGGCGGGGATCCCATAATCTTTGGCCGTGGTGGTGAAGAAGCAGAATTTCTAAAAGAAAACAAGGTAAAATATGAAATTGTTCCTGGAATTACTTCTGGAATTGGCTCTGCGACATATGCTGGAATTCCTCTTACTCACAGAAAATATGCATCATCGGTAGTTTTTGTAACTGGCCATGAGGATCCTGAAAAGAAAAAGGAGATTGTCAAATGGAAAAGATTGGCAAAATCTGTTGATACTATAGTAATTATGATGGGGCTTTCAAGAATTGATGTTATTTGCAAGCAACTTATTGCTGGAGGAATGAATACGAAAACCCCTGTAGCTGTAATTCAAAATGGCACCACTCCTAATCAAAAAATGATTAAAGGAACAGTTACAAACATTGCAAAAAAAGTTAAAGAAAATAAAATCACCCCTCCCACAAATATTATTATTGGAAATGTAGTTAATTTGTCAGAAAGTATTGGGTGGAAATAA